The Thermobispora bispora DSM 43833 genome window below encodes:
- a CDS encoding DNA-directed RNA polymerase subunit beta', which translates to MLDVNFFDELRIGLATADDIRQWSHGEVKKPETINYRTLKPEKDGLFCEKIFGPTRDWECYCGKYKRVRFKGIICERCGVEVTRAKVRRERMGHIELAAPVTHIWYFKGVPSRLGYLLDLAPKDLEKVIYFAAYMITWVDTEARERDLPSLEAKVSVERQHIEQRRDAEIEARQKKLEADLAEAEAEGKSAADRRKIREAADREIRQIRERAQRELDRLEEVWTRFKNLKVQDLEGDEQLYREMRDRFGRYFRGAMGAQAIKERLENFDLEAEAEKLREIIRTGKGQKKARALKRLKVVAAFLNTKNSPKAMVLDCIPVIPPDLRPMVQLDGGRFATSDLNDLYRRVINRNNRLKRLLDLGAPEIIVNNEKRMLQEAVDALFDNGRRGRPVTGPGNRPLKSLSDMLKGKQGRFRQNLLGKRVDYSGRSVIVVGPQLKLHQCGLPKQMALELFKPFVMKRLVDLNHAQNIKSAKRMVERARPVVWDVLEEVIAEHPVLLNRAPTLHRLGIQAFEPQLVEGKAIQIHPLVCTAFNADFDGDQMAVHLPLSAEAQAEARILMLSTNNILKPADGKPVTMPTQDMVIGLYWLTRERAGAKGEGRVFSSVAEAIMAFDRRELDLQAKIQVRLQDVPPPRDWKAPEGWEEGQPYRLETTLGRCLFNETLPDTFPFVNYAVGKKELSGIVNELAERYRKVEVAHALDALKDAGFYWATRAGVTISIEDIVAPPNKARIMEEYERRAEKVQREYERGLITDEERRQELIEIWTHATAEVEADMVKAFPDDNPVWMMVNSGARGNRMQVRQIAGTRGLVSNTKGETIPRPIKSSFREGLSVLEYFISTHGQRKGLADTALRTADSGYLTRRLVDVAQDVIVRELDCGTDRYVQLPVAQRTSDGRLVKAEYAETNVCARNLAEDVEVDGKLIAAKGTDINDAVLTKLVEAGVETVKVRSVLVCESKIGVCAMCYGRSLATGKLVDVGEAVGIIAAQSIGEPGTQLTMRTFHTGGVAGADITHGLPRVQELFEARVPKGVAPISEVAGRVRIDETDKTRKIVIIPDDGSEEVAYPVSMRARLLVSDGDHVEVGQQLIAGAKNPNEVLRILGPRAVQLHLVEEVQAVYRSQGVSIHDKHIEIIVRQMLKRVNVLESGDTELLPGELVERPKFEAINRKTVAEGGQPASGRPVLMGITKASLATESWLSAASFQETTRVLTDAAIHAKSDQLLGLKENVIIGKLIPAGTGMPQYRNIRVEPTEEAKAAMYSVGGYDSSGEYSFGTGTGESVPLEDYDFGQYNR; encoded by the coding sequence GTGCTGGACGTCAACTTCTTCGACGAGCTGCGGATCGGCTTGGCGACCGCTGACGACATCCGGCAGTGGTCGCACGGTGAGGTCAAGAAGCCGGAGACGATCAACTACCGGACTCTCAAGCCCGAGAAGGATGGCCTCTTCTGCGAGAAGATCTTCGGCCCTACCCGGGACTGGGAGTGCTACTGCGGTAAGTACAAGCGGGTCCGCTTCAAGGGGATCATCTGTGAGCGCTGCGGCGTCGAGGTGACCCGCGCCAAGGTCCGCCGTGAGCGCATGGGCCACATCGAGCTCGCCGCTCCGGTGACCCACATCTGGTACTTCAAGGGCGTCCCCTCCCGCCTCGGCTACCTGCTCGACCTGGCCCCGAAGGACCTGGAGAAGGTCATCTACTTCGCGGCCTACATGATCACGTGGGTCGACACCGAGGCCCGGGAGCGCGACCTGCCCTCGCTGGAGGCGAAGGTCTCGGTCGAGCGGCAGCACATCGAGCAGCGCCGGGACGCCGAGATCGAGGCCCGCCAGAAGAAGCTCGAGGCCGACCTCGCCGAGGCCGAGGCCGAGGGCAAGTCCGCCGCGGACCGCCGCAAGATCCGCGAGGCCGCCGACCGGGAGATCCGGCAGATCCGGGAGCGGGCGCAGCGCGAGCTCGACCGCCTCGAGGAGGTCTGGACCCGGTTCAAGAACCTCAAGGTCCAGGACCTGGAGGGCGACGAGCAGCTCTACCGGGAGATGCGCGACCGGTTCGGCCGCTACTTCCGCGGCGCCATGGGCGCGCAGGCCATCAAGGAGCGGCTCGAGAACTTCGACCTCGAGGCCGAGGCGGAGAAGCTCCGCGAGATCATCCGCACCGGCAAGGGGCAGAAGAAGGCGCGCGCCCTCAAGCGGCTCAAGGTCGTCGCCGCGTTCCTCAACACCAAGAACTCGCCGAAGGCGATGGTCCTCGACTGCATCCCGGTCATCCCGCCGGACCTTCGCCCGATGGTGCAGCTCGACGGTGGCCGGTTCGCGACCTCGGACCTGAACGACCTCTACCGCCGGGTCATCAACCGGAACAACCGCCTCAAGCGTCTGCTCGATCTCGGCGCCCCCGAGATCATCGTCAACAACGAGAAGCGGATGCTGCAGGAGGCCGTCGACGCGCTGTTCGACAACGGCCGGCGCGGCCGCCCGGTCACCGGTCCCGGCAACCGCCCGCTCAAGTCCCTGAGCGACATGCTCAAGGGCAAGCAGGGCCGGTTCCGCCAGAACCTGCTCGGTAAGCGAGTCGACTACTCCGGCCGTTCGGTCATCGTCGTCGGCCCGCAGCTCAAGCTGCACCAGTGCGGTCTGCCCAAGCAGATGGCGCTGGAGCTGTTCAAGCCGTTCGTCATGAAGCGCCTGGTCGACCTGAACCACGCGCAGAACATCAAGTCGGCCAAGCGCATGGTCGAACGGGCCCGCCCGGTCGTGTGGGACGTGCTCGAAGAGGTCATCGCCGAGCACCCGGTCCTGCTCAACCGAGCGCCCACGCTGCACCGCCTCGGTATCCAGGCGTTCGAGCCGCAGCTCGTCGAGGGCAAGGCCATCCAGATCCACCCGCTGGTCTGCACCGCGTTCAACGCGGACTTCGACGGCGACCAGATGGCGGTTCACCTGCCGCTGTCGGCCGAGGCCCAGGCCGAGGCCCGGATCCTCATGCTGTCCACCAACAACATCCTCAAGCCGGCGGACGGCAAGCCCGTGACCATGCCGACCCAGGACATGGTCATCGGCCTGTACTGGCTCACCAGGGAGCGGGCCGGCGCGAAGGGTGAGGGCCGGGTCTTCTCGTCCGTGGCCGAGGCGATCATGGCGTTCGACCGCCGTGAGCTGGATCTCCAGGCGAAGATCCAGGTTCGGCTGCAGGACGTCCCGCCGCCGCGGGACTGGAAGGCGCCCGAGGGCTGGGAGGAAGGCCAGCCGTACCGCCTGGAGACCACCCTGGGCCGGTGCCTGTTCAACGAGACCCTGCCGGACACCTTCCCGTTCGTGAACTACGCGGTCGGCAAGAAGGAGCTCTCCGGCATCGTCAACGAGCTCGCCGAACGGTACCGGAAGGTCGAGGTCGCGCACGCCCTCGACGCCCTGAAGGACGCCGGGTTCTACTGGGCGACCCGCGCCGGTGTGACGATCTCGATCGAGGACATCGTCGCGCCGCCGAACAAGGCGCGGATCATGGAGGAGTACGAGCGGCGCGCCGAGAAGGTCCAGCGCGAGTACGAGCGCGGCCTCATCACCGACGAGGAGCGCCGGCAGGAGCTCATCGAGATCTGGACCCACGCCACGGCGGAGGTCGAGGCCGACATGGTCAAGGCCTTCCCGGACGACAACCCGGTCTGGATGATGGTGAACTCCGGTGCCCGTGGTAACCGGATGCAGGTCCGGCAGATCGCGGGTACCCGTGGCCTGGTGTCCAACACCAAGGGTGAGACGATCCCGCGGCCGATCAAGTCGTCCTTCCGCGAGGGCCTGTCCGTGCTGGAGTACTTCATCTCCACCCACGGTCAGCGGAAGGGTCTGGCGGACACCGCGCTCCGTACCGCCGACTCCGGTTACCTGACCCGGCGCCTCGTCGACGTCGCCCAGGACGTCATCGTCCGGGAGCTCGACTGCGGCACCGACCGGTACGTCCAGCTCCCCGTGGCCCAGCGCACCTCGGACGGCCGCCTGGTCAAGGCGGAGTACGCCGAGACCAACGTCTGCGCCCGGAACCTGGCCGAGGACGTCGAGGTCGACGGCAAGCTCATCGCCGCCAAGGGCACCGACATCAACGACGCCGTGCTCACCAAGCTGGTCGAGGCCGGTGTCGAGACCGTCAAGGTCCGCAGCGTGCTGGTCTGCGAGTCCAAGATCGGCGTCTGCGCGATGTGCTACGGCCGCTCGCTCGCGACCGGCAAGCTCGTCGACGTCGGTGAGGCGGTGGGCATCATCGCCGCCCAGTCGATCGGTGAGCCGGGTACGCAGCTGACGATGCGTACCTTCCACACCGGTGGTGTGGCCGGTGCGGACATCACCCACGGTCTGCCGCGTGTCCAGGAGCTGTTCGAGGCGCGGGTGCCCAAGGGTGTCGCGCCGATCAGCGAGGTCGCCGGCCGGGTGCGGATCGACGAGACCGACAAGACCCGGAAGATCGTCATCATCCCGGACGACGGCTCCGAGGAGGTCGCCTACCCGGTCTCCATGCGGGCGCGCCTGCTCGTGTCGGACGGTGACCACGTCGAGGTCGGGCAGCAGCTCATCGCCGGTGCCAAGAACCCGAACGAGGTGCTGCGGATCCTCGGCCCGCGTGCGGTCCAGCTCCACCTCGTGGAGGAGGTGCAGGCGGTCTACCGCTCGCAGGGTGTGTCGATCCACGACAAGCACATCGAGATCATCGTCCGGCAGATGCTCAAGCGCGTGAACGTGCTCGAGTCGGGCGACACCGAGCTGCTCCCCGGCGAGCTGGTCGAGCGGCCGAAGTTCGAGGCCATCAACCGCAAGACCGTCGCCGAGGGTGGCCAGCCCGCCTCCGGCCGTCCGGTGCTGATGGGCATCACCAAGGCCTCGCTCGCCACCGAGTCGTGGCTGTCGGCCGCGTCGTTCCAGGAGACCACGCGGGTGCTCACCGACGCGGCGATCCACGCCAAGTCGGACCAGCTCCTCGGCCTCAAGGAGAACGTCATCATCGGTAAGCTCATCCCGGCCGGTACGGGCATGCCGCAGTACCGGAACATCCGGGTGGAGCCGACCGAGGAGGCCAAGGCCGCGATGTACTCCGTCGGCGGTTACGACTCGTCCGGCGAGTACTCCTTCGGCACGGGCACCGGCGAGTCGGTGCCGCTGGAGGACTACGACTTCGGTCAGTACAACCGATGA
- a CDS encoding coproporphyrinogen-III oxidase family protein, translated as MTRPLLLYVNIPFCNSKCHFCDWVVQIPVRDLRLDQQAPGRIAYLDAVRAQIRGQAPVLREHYQPAIIYWGGGTASILGESEIESLYTCLRSEFDLSHVRETTIEGSPESLTPQKLRRLRELGFDRISIGVQSFDDQRLRRLGRAHSAEQAVEVVKNAHAAGFRNINIDLIVGFPGQTDAEVAESVRTALTLPINHFSIYPYRASPGTILRKQVERGGHLDLNRQLAAYYITRDLLEEAGFPEYAMSYFGAPRCEADQAYYRLTMDWIGFGSGANSLLGHRYLAFRKGRLHAYNQNPLRFDVNAPASSPQLTLHWLSQALTTVEGMDARVYQERTGTPLRVACEEPEVQAYLRRMSEHGRLIIDRNGIRIHREDIARVIIALNWIDTPGGDQKVTRLTPVSATS; from the coding sequence ATGACCAGGCCGCTGCTGCTTTACGTCAACATCCCGTTCTGCAATTCCAAATGCCACTTTTGCGACTGGGTCGTCCAGATCCCCGTGAGGGACCTGCGGCTCGACCAGCAGGCACCCGGCCGGATCGCGTATCTCGACGCGGTGCGCGCTCAGATCCGGGGTCAGGCGCCGGTGTTACGGGAACACTATCAGCCGGCGATCATCTATTGGGGAGGCGGCACGGCCAGCATCCTCGGCGAGTCAGAGATCGAGTCTCTGTACACGTGCCTGCGGAGCGAGTTCGATCTCAGTCACGTCCGGGAGACCACGATCGAGGGCAGCCCCGAGTCGCTCACCCCGCAGAAGCTCCGCCGATTGCGCGAGCTCGGATTCGATCGGATCAGCATCGGGGTCCAGTCGTTCGACGATCAGCGGCTGCGACGGCTCGGCCGGGCGCACAGCGCCGAGCAGGCCGTTGAGGTCGTGAAGAACGCCCACGCGGCAGGGTTCCGCAACATCAACATCGACCTCATCGTCGGCTTTCCCGGTCAGACGGACGCCGAGGTCGCCGAGTCAGTGCGCACGGCGCTGACCCTGCCCATCAATCACTTCTCGATCTATCCCTATCGCGCCAGCCCGGGGACCATCCTCCGCAAGCAGGTGGAACGGGGAGGGCACCTCGACCTCAACCGGCAACTGGCGGCCTACTACATCACCCGTGATCTGCTCGAGGAGGCCGGGTTCCCCGAGTACGCCATGTCGTACTTCGGCGCACCCCGGTGCGAAGCGGACCAGGCCTACTACCGGCTGACCATGGACTGGATCGGATTCGGGTCCGGGGCCAACTCATTGCTCGGCCACCGTTACCTCGCCTTCCGAAAAGGGAGGCTGCACGCGTATAACCAGAATCCCCTCCGCTTCGACGTCAACGCGCCCGCGTCGTCACCGCAGCTCACGCTGCACTGGCTCTCCCAGGCGCTGACCACGGTGGAGGGCATGGATGCGCGGGTCTACCAGGAGCGTACGGGCACACCCCTCCGGGTCGCCTGTGAGGAACCTGAGGTGCAGGCCTACCTGAGGCGGATGAGCGAGCACGGCCGTCTCATCATCGACCGGAACGGCATCCGTATCCACCGCGAGGACATCGCGCGAGTCATTATCGCCCTGAACTGGATCGATACTCCCGGGGGCGATCAAAAAGTCACCCGGCTCACACCGGTGTCCGCTACCTCTTAG
- a CDS encoding cytochrome P450, whose amino-acid sequence MMELPGQPSLTDGGAALFAWLRTMRNEHPVWRDQFGIYHVFRYDDVRQILGDYQTFSSDRTRLMPTAQGFGKGGITMIDPPEHRHQRRLITHAFTPQSISAMEPRIRQIADHLLDELPGPEFDLVEHFAYPLPVIVIAELLGVPPGDRHLFRTWSDRLMSLQVENYADPELARTVAAAMTEMNDYLREHCRSRRTHPRDDLLTRLVQAEVEGKRLDLEEVVNTASLLLLAGHLTTTVLIGNTMLCLWDHPEAEKAVRADPSLIPAALEESLRLRSPFLQAGRVTTRDVTIAGETIPANRFVMAWILSANHDDRRFPDPERFDLHRQTTGHIAFGHGVHFCLGAQLGRLEGRIALERLLGRFTEIHPWPREGISFYQSAIFGASRMPVRCG is encoded by the coding sequence ATGATGGAACTACCGGGACAGCCCTCTCTTACCGACGGCGGAGCGGCGCTGTTCGCCTGGCTCCGCACGATGCGGAACGAACATCCCGTCTGGCGTGACCAGTTCGGCATTTACCACGTGTTCCGCTACGACGACGTACGGCAGATCCTGGGCGATTATCAGACGTTCTCTTCTGATCGGACCAGGCTCATGCCGACCGCGCAGGGCTTCGGCAAGGGCGGGATCACAATGATCGATCCCCCTGAGCACCGGCATCAGCGCCGACTGATCACCCACGCGTTCACACCGCAGTCGATTTCGGCGATGGAGCCCCGCATCAGGCAGATCGCCGACCACCTGCTCGACGAGCTCCCCGGCCCTGAGTTCGACCTCGTCGAACACTTCGCCTATCCCCTGCCGGTCATCGTCATCGCGGAGCTCCTCGGTGTGCCGCCCGGAGACAGGCATCTGTTCCGCACCTGGTCCGACCGGCTGATGTCCCTGCAGGTGGAGAACTACGCCGATCCGGAACTGGCCAGGACGGTCGCCGCGGCCATGACGGAGATGAACGACTACCTGCGGGAGCATTGCCGGAGCCGGCGCACCCACCCCCGGGACGATCTGCTCACCCGGTTGGTTCAGGCAGAGGTCGAGGGGAAGCGGCTCGACCTGGAGGAAGTCGTCAACACGGCGAGCCTCCTGCTGCTCGCCGGCCACCTGACGACCACCGTCCTGATCGGGAACACCATGCTCTGCCTTTGGGACCATCCGGAGGCCGAGAAGGCCGTGCGCGCCGACCCGTCGCTGATCCCCGCCGCTCTGGAGGAGAGTCTCCGGCTGCGTTCCCCGTTCCTGCAGGCAGGCCGGGTGACCACGCGTGATGTGACCATAGCCGGCGAGACCATCCCGGCCAACCGGTTCGTGATGGCCTGGATCCTGTCGGCAAACCACGACGACCGCCGGTTTCCCGATCCCGAGCGCTTCGACCTCCACCGGCAGACCACCGGACACATCGCGTTCGGCCATGGCGTTCACTTCTGCCTCGGGGCGCAGCTGGGCCGGCTGGAAGGCAGGATCGCGCTGGAACGGCTGCTCGGCCGCTTCACCGAGATCCACCCGTGGCCTCGGGAGGGGATCTCGTTCTACCAGAGCGCCATATTCGGGGCGTCGAGAATGCCCGTCCGCTGCGGTTGA
- a CDS encoding cytochrome P450, protein MTMPAAQRPRISHGGQALLKWLDEMRESQPVWRDGFGIFHVFRHADVQRVMADYATFSSDINRLRPGGDPFSAGSLMLTDPPEHRKLRRLISQAFSPKMSADMKPRIAELTEELLDDIEEDEFDLVEKFAHPLPIMVIAELLGIPIHDRGLFRTWADRLIALHVDDPTDVEIGRMVGEAMREMGEYVQTHVRKRRADPQDDLVSKLIAAEVDGERLTDAEIVNTSCLLLLAGQITSTMALGNTFLCFRDAPDAERAVRADFSLLGPAFEEVLRLRPPLTQAARLTTTDVEVAGTLIPAGSLVINWLLSANYDERQFPNPYRFDLTRSPNRHFAFGHGIHHCLGAPLARVEGRVALELLLRRFSEITIDPDAELSYYEDPMFGVKSLPVRVRRAA, encoded by the coding sequence ATGACGATGCCGGCCGCTCAGCGGCCGAGGATTTCGCACGGCGGCCAGGCGCTGCTGAAGTGGCTGGACGAGATGCGGGAAAGCCAGCCGGTGTGGCGGGACGGCTTCGGGATCTTCCACGTCTTCCGCCACGCGGACGTACAACGGGTGATGGCGGACTACGCCACCTTCTCTTCGGACATCAATCGCTTACGGCCTGGTGGTGACCCGTTCAGCGCCGGAAGCCTGATGCTGACCGACCCGCCCGAACACCGCAAACTGCGACGGCTGATCAGTCAGGCGTTCAGCCCGAAGATGTCGGCCGACATGAAGCCGCGCATCGCCGAGCTCACCGAGGAACTCCTCGATGACATCGAGGAAGACGAGTTCGACCTGGTCGAGAAGTTCGCCCACCCTCTGCCGATCATGGTCATTGCGGAGCTGCTCGGCATCCCGATCCACGATCGAGGCCTCTTCCGCACCTGGGCTGACCGGCTCATCGCCCTCCACGTCGACGATCCGACCGACGTCGAAATCGGGCGGATGGTCGGCGAGGCGATGCGGGAGATGGGCGAGTACGTGCAGACCCATGTCCGCAAGCGTCGTGCCGACCCCCAGGACGACCTGGTCAGCAAGCTCATCGCCGCGGAGGTCGACGGCGAACGGCTCACCGACGCCGAGATCGTCAACACCTCCTGCCTGCTGCTGCTCGCCGGGCAGATCACGAGCACGATGGCGCTCGGCAACACCTTCCTGTGCTTCCGCGACGCCCCGGATGCGGAGCGGGCGGTGCGCGCGGACTTCTCGCTCCTCGGCCCCGCCTTCGAGGAGGTGCTCCGGCTCCGGCCGCCGCTCACTCAGGCGGCCCGGCTCACCACGACCGACGTTGAGGTTGCCGGCACGCTGATCCCCGCCGGGTCCTTGGTGATCAACTGGCTGCTCTCCGCGAACTACGACGAGCGTCAGTTCCCTAACCCGTACCGCTTCGACCTCACCCGCTCCCCTAACCGGCACTTCGCGTTCGGACACGGCATCCATCACTGCCTCGGAGCGCCGCTCGCCAGGGTCGAGGGAAGAGTGGCGCTCGAGCTGCTGCTCCGCCGCTTCTCTGAGATCACCATCGACCCCGACGCCGAGCTTTCGTACTACGAGGACCCGATGTTCGGGGTGAAGAGCCTCCCCGTCCGAGTCAGGAGGGCCGCCTAG
- a CDS encoding TetR/AcrR family transcriptional regulator has protein sequence MDITRALLLQSGYKRTTIDEIARKADIGKGTVYLSWDTKDDLIRSLVIHDIIDVCDDVSNWAGTESDAPTLPSLSRRMFTLIFKYPLFRALYTRDRYILGRTCDDPSLNFQSYRITTFTPFRKYLGMLADNRALDGTTGRDSQYFSLDALMWGFIKLHLLSSTEASINDSAANLAELVRRSFGPWRTPAAATLKTISRKTAEIFKAAADEYRAMLGVPFFGTRTATASA, from the coding sequence ATGGACATCACCCGGGCTTTGCTGCTGCAGTCCGGGTACAAACGGACGACGATCGATGAGATCGCCAGAAAGGCCGACATCGGTAAGGGCACGGTCTATCTCAGCTGGGATACCAAGGACGACCTGATCAGGTCGCTGGTCATTCACGACATCATCGACGTCTGCGATGACGTGTCGAATTGGGCGGGAACCGAATCCGATGCGCCCACATTGCCCTCACTGTCCCGCCGCATGTTCACCCTTATTTTCAAGTATCCGCTCTTCCGGGCGCTCTATACCCGGGACAGGTATATCCTGGGGCGAACATGCGATGATCCGTCGCTGAATTTCCAGTCCTATCGGATCACCACGTTCACCCCGTTTCGCAAGTACCTTGGGATGCTCGCCGATAATCGTGCCCTCGACGGCACCACGGGCCGTGATTCTCAGTACTTCTCCTTGGATGCGCTGATGTGGGGCTTCATCAAGCTCCACCTGCTTTCCAGCACGGAGGCGAGCATCAATGACAGCGCCGCCAATCTCGCCGAGTTGGTCCGGCGGTCGTTCGGCCCGTGGCGAACACCTGCGGCGGCCACCTTGAAAACCATCAGCCGGAAGACCGCCGAGATCTTCAAAGCGGCTGCCGACGAATATCGGGCCATGCTCGGCGTCCCGTTCTTTGGCACCCGTACCGCGACCGCGTCGGCATAG
- a CDS encoding thiomuracin/GE37468 family thiazolyl RiPP peptide translates to MDLNDLPMDVFELADSGVAVESLTAGHGMTEVGASCNCFCYICCSCSSA, encoded by the coding sequence GTGGACCTGAACGACCTGCCCATGGACGTTTTCGAGCTCGCCGACAGCGGCGTCGCGGTCGAGTCCCTGACCGCGGGCCACGGCATGACCGAGGTCGGCGCCTCGTGCAACTGCTTCTGCTACATCTGCTGCTCCTGCTCGAGCGCTTGA
- a CDS encoding lantibiotic dehydratase encodes MRLVERRFPVAMTSTAPKVAVRECGLPVSAIESLCCTDSFALIRRQVRETAWLKGEGKRLAVDLGLLIGERGDGDDGLRPVLVGLRRALHTGRLPDAREWTPRVASALPAELAARVADWVTRMRALTRARRELPELFAAEARVKEKVLAQVAADPGFRRALSLASPELAADLDRWLAEPARRPKTQKLLRLAKYVARAAVKTSPYSTFTSMGVAVWENGEDWADGAIVRFAPREPPSVILEPSGEWLHGALRAWLARPENLVRSRLRLNPSLVIRADKAEFLGFPPREPIIRMGLTPVVATVLRLAEPAADADGWIDPMGFRDRLARDLPAEPEQVDRLLRSLIEAGVLEAHPLTRAGLPETGEWAEIRAALRHDPHGEDPEAYRVRLARLKRAMTMMWPQGDTTALLHETAVVTRPVASLNPTAWGRGLSDLDVVRRWLSVFDGKLPIRIVVAEYLRARYGEHARVPFLTFHRHVQEEIAGDAPSGADLRTFVGRSAAIWAPPLAHSRLPRLRELAKLREAARELALGRPEHDGIQRVDPEELIKQMATWPEWIVVPRSCACYVQPAPEGRLVLNVVHGGHGRGLRRLSHLIGRVRGEAVDHPMVADEPEGTVYAELSGSLGSTLNVHVPGTRYEIDYPFSPGDRSRDRRLPLSDLEVVLAPETGLAELRSRRLGFRVIPLHLGMAAEFQLPPAARFLERAFGVTYLLHPSAPPLLRIGEVPPPQEVTRYPRVEVGRVVVQRRRWLAPAGTLPIRAKGEDDASYLLRLVAWTDANGIPTRSFVRAWQERMVQAGQDKARKPLFLDLANPFLVKVFERQIRDCAFVLFEEALPDPADAPPREGSDLPRVIEFLVELGE; translated from the coding sequence ATGAGACTTGTGGAGCGCCGTTTTCCGGTCGCCATGACGTCCACTGCGCCCAAAGTCGCCGTTCGAGAATGCGGTCTTCCGGTATCCGCCATCGAATCACTATGCTGTACCGATTCGTTCGCCCTGATCCGTCGTCAGGTCAGGGAGACCGCGTGGCTTAAGGGCGAAGGAAAACGGCTCGCGGTCGATTTGGGCCTGCTCATCGGTGAGCGGGGGGATGGCGACGACGGGCTACGGCCCGTTCTGGTCGGCCTGCGCCGGGCTCTGCACACCGGCCGCCTGCCCGATGCACGTGAGTGGACTCCGCGCGTCGCCTCCGCACTTCCGGCCGAGCTGGCCGCGCGCGTGGCCGACTGGGTGACGCGGATGCGCGCGCTCACCAGAGCGCGACGGGAACTGCCCGAGCTGTTCGCCGCCGAGGCCCGGGTCAAGGAGAAGGTGCTGGCCCAGGTCGCGGCCGACCCGGGCTTCCGCCGGGCGCTTTCGCTGGCGAGCCCTGAGCTCGCCGCTGACCTCGACCGCTGGCTCGCCGAACCGGCCCGCCGTCCCAAGACGCAGAAGCTGCTCCGGCTGGCCAAGTACGTCGCCCGGGCCGCCGTCAAGACGAGCCCGTACAGCACGTTCACCAGCATGGGAGTGGCCGTCTGGGAGAACGGGGAGGATTGGGCGGACGGCGCGATCGTCCGCTTCGCGCCGCGCGAGCCCCCATCGGTCATCCTCGAACCCAGCGGCGAGTGGCTGCACGGTGCGCTGCGCGCCTGGCTCGCTCGGCCCGAGAACCTCGTCCGTTCCAGGTTGCGGCTCAACCCTTCACTGGTGATCCGGGCTGACAAGGCGGAGTTCCTTGGATTCCCGCCACGCGAGCCGATCATCCGGATGGGCCTCACTCCGGTCGTCGCCACTGTCCTGCGTTTGGCCGAACCGGCAGCGGACGCTGACGGCTGGATCGATCCGATGGGGTTCCGCGATCGGCTCGCGCGCGACCTGCCGGCCGAGCCGGAACAGGTCGATCGGCTCCTTCGCTCGCTGATCGAGGCCGGGGTGCTGGAGGCGCACCCCCTCACCAGGGCCGGGCTGCCGGAAACCGGCGAGTGGGCCGAGATCCGCGCCGCACTCCGGCACGATCCCCATGGCGAGGATCCGGAGGCGTATCGCGTACGGCTCGCGCGGTTGAAGCGGGCCATGACCATGATGTGGCCGCAGGGCGACACGACCGCCCTGCTCCACGAGACCGCGGTGGTCACCCGGCCGGTCGCCTCCCTGAATCCCACCGCCTGGGGCCGCGGGCTGAGCGACCTCGACGTGGTCAGGCGATGGCTCTCGGTCTTCGACGGGAAGCTACCGATCCGGATCGTGGTCGCCGAATACCTGCGCGCACGGTACGGCGAGCACGCCCGGGTACCGTTCCTCACCTTCCACCGGCACGTGCAGGAGGAGATCGCCGGGGACGCGCCCTCCGGCGCCGACCTGCGGACGTTCGTCGGCCGTTCCGCCGCGATATGGGCGCCTCCACTGGCGCACTCCCGGCTTCCGAGGCTGCGTGAGCTGGCCAAGCTCCGGGAGGCCGCACGTGAGCTCGCTCTGGGGCGACCGGAGCACGACGGCATCCAACGGGTCGACCCGGAGGAGCTCATCAAGCAGATGGCCACGTGGCCGGAGTGGATCGTGGTGCCCCGCTCCTGTGCCTGTTACGTGCAGCCGGCTCCGGAGGGCCGTCTGGTGCTCAACGTCGTTCACGGCGGGCACGGGCGCGGGCTGCGCCGGCTCAGCCATCTCATCGGCAGGGTGCGCGGCGAGGCGGTCGATCATCCGATGGTCGCGGACGAACCGGAGGGGACGGTCTATGCGGAACTCTCCGGATCCCTCGGCTCGACGCTCAACGTCCACGTGCCCGGTACCCGATACGAGATCGACTACCCGTTCTCGCCAGGCGACCGGTCCCGCGATCGCCGGCTGCCGCTGTCGGATCTCGAGGTGGTGCTCGCTCCCGAGACCGGGCTGGCCGAGCTGCGCTCCCGGCGGCTCGGTTTCCGGGTGATCCCCCTGCATCTCGGCATGGCGGCCGAGTTCCAGTTACCGCCCGCCGCTCGCTTTCTGGAACGCGCGTTCGGCGTCACCTACCTCCTGCACCCGAGTGCACCACCGCTGCTGCGCATCGGTGAGGTACCGCCGCCCCAGGAGGTCACCCGCTATCCCCGCGTGGAGGTGGGCCGAGTGGTGGTGCAGCGCCGCAGGTGGCTGGCTCCCGCAGGCACCCTCCCGATCCGGGCGAAGGGGGAGGACGACGCCTCGTACCTGCTGAGGCTGGTGGCGTGGACCGATGCGAACGGCATACCGACCAGATCGTTCGTCCGCGCCTGGCAGGAGCGGATGGTGCAAGCGGGGCAGGACAAGGCGCGTAAGCCCCTCTTCCTCGATCTGGCGAACCCGTTCCTGGTCAAGGTCTTCGAACGCCAGATCCGTGATTGCGCGTTCGTGCTCTTCGAAGAGGCGCTGCCGGACCCGGCCGACGCGCCGCCAAGAGAGGGCTCCGACCTGCCCCGTGTGATCGAGTTCCTCGTGGAGCTGGGCGAATGA